DNA from Brassica napus cultivar Da-Ae chromosome C4, Da-Ae, whole genome shotgun sequence:
AATAGCTACGGCTTCTAGAAGCCACGCTCTAATGGCTCGTGTACAACAGCTTGAAGTTATGACTTCACTTTCATAGAGAAGGCATTACTATTACTGTGCTAGACCGATCACTCACCATTCTTTTCTAATCGATGTCCATTTGATCCTTGCTTTTGTAGTATTAGGTCAATTGGTTCTAATCGAAACCAAGGTAATAGTGGAAGTTAGCTTGGTTTCATGTGCATTTACATATTTTCGTACTCAATgtgttgttgtttctttgttACATTTGCTACAATTCAGGTTTAGAGTTTTTTTCCCCCAAATACTGAAATTGCGGAGGCCTAATCCTAAGGAAAACTACCATCATAGAATGTAAACTCAATAAATGAGAAAAGTGAGCAGCATTGATTCAAATAAATACACAAATAAAATCAATATTACGAAGACATTAGAATTAgcaagaaaaaacatatttaatcaCTAAACATTAAGAAGATTGATGATGAACCCTCTTCTTGGCATTCTCTGCTTCATCAGTTGCTTCAACTTGCATTTTTGTCTCTGTTAAATGAGCTTCCGTAGCTTCTTGCTCGTTCTTGGCAGTTAACCTCTTTGTCTTCCAAACCAAAAATTTtgttaatcaaaatattttactcAAAACCTAAATAAAATGCTCTGAACATGTTCTAGCTTTTGACATTAACAATACGAAACTATTTACATGAAtatttaaatgattaataaaaatatctattaCAATACGAAGTACTTAATCAATTAAGCATTATACATGAGCTAACCAAACACGTCACATGATCATGATTCAAGAATCAAGACCCATGAGTCTCTGAACCGCATGTTTCAGTGGCTTGAACCACGTACCTGGCCTACAAAAAAGCTTTGACGTAGCTAAGCCCTTCTTGAAACGTGAATGCCATGGATAAACAGCTCGTCTTCACCCTATCCATCAGAGACTCCGACAACCGTCGCGATGGTTTGGCCTCTTGCGTCGGGACCTTATTAACGCTGACGTTTATAGAGTGAGAGATTTTGAAAGCTTGGGCTATAAGAGATGTCTATCTCACTTGCTTTCTCTGTGCTAGAGATTCTTTAACATAAATGATTCAGGAAGCAAACATAGCCACGTTTTTTGTACGTGTTGGCTGTAGATACTATGGACGTGTATTAAAAGCAAGAGGTATTTTATTTTACTCTTGGGCTTTTGGGCTCAAATTGTGGTCGGATCGGATCATATTGCAAGAGACTGATCACTTGATCCACTCAGCACTAATTGTCGGTAGAGTTCACTAATGTTTTTATCATTATTCGAAAACGCTTCCGCGTAGCCGCAAACGCTACTCGCAAGCATAGCGTTTCAATTTAGGCCAATTCGGTAAAAAAAAACGGCAGTTTAATAATCGGCCGCTTAATCACATTAGACGCCGTTAATCCAATTAATCACCAatttatttaactttaaaaagtTAAGTCCAACAAAAATGAACCCAAATTAAATTATTCCTGAGTGACTTCAACAAAGGGGGAGaacatgattatatatatagtgtcaGTACACGTTCATTACTTCCCCGATGTATCGATGTTCATTACTTCCCCGATGTATCGATGTGGGATATTTTAGAGATAAGCTTGtgtcttttatttaatattttagtggATTTTTTATTGGATTTTCGAAGTctttatattttactatcttTCAAATTTAACAACTTTGTGAATTATTGTTGGGCTTTTCGATATGCTATATATTTATGtagcaattttttttcttttgtttaaaaacTTTGCCACTAAAACTTTTTATTAGAAATCTAAGTTTTTTATATCTTGTATTACTAGATTTAAATTGTGATAGATATAATTATATGTTTGTGATCTAATTCCGGAGCTTTGACTTGATAAACCTCAAGAGGTGTTTCTGGTTCATGCAAGCTGAGTGATGAACATGAGTGTCAACTTTCCTAACGTTATAAAAATCACGGTGTGGTGCACTTTTTGGGCAACAACATAACGCTCAACAATCAGCAGCTACGAAAACGATTGTTCACACCGAAATCTTAATAAGAAACGGTTTCTAAGTTATAACTCTTAAACCATGGTATAGTGCATTATTTGTAGTGCTACTTAACTCATTGCCACTAGTAACGAAGTTAGTGGAGGCTTACGAATCAAACATGTAATGATTTGCGCTaacgaagagaaaaaaaaaacaagtaaccACACCGTGATTTTTACAAACAAATATTGCATTGTATTAGTATGAACGGTATATAGTATGCTAGTAAACATCCATATACAAAAATTTCTACACTCCTAAATGGTTGTTCATATCAATTAAGATACAAAAGAAATCAAAACAAATCCTTAGTAGCTTCCATATGGTATAAGAAACattaacaaacaaataatatacgCATATAACATAGGTTTCAGgataattcaaaatataagaaaagaaggttttttattatatgaaagTATATAAGTGATTGAGAAGCAACAAGATGTGGGCTCATCAATCATTTTGGTTGTTCCAAgcacaacttatttttttttttgtttccggTGAATTTAAAACTAACATTAAACAAAATGCATACGAAATAACTCTTTTACAACTTATTCTCATTAGATGGTATTTGTTTCCGGTGAATTTTGTCTATAAAACCAATTACCTAATAATTCCAAATAACTCTTGGTAAATATTAGGAGTGAAATCCTTGTTTTCCAATAAGGGGGGATTTGAAAGAGTTTGAATAAATGATTAATTCAATATGGGTGGATTTGATAGAACTTTTATAATACTAGATACAATAAGGAGAGATTTGAACAAAAACCGGAATTCCCCCATATCCTTAGTACAATAAGCCCCCTAATCTTGTTAAAGCACACAATGAATAAACAGTAatctttttttgaacaaataatAAACAGTAATCAAAGGTGTTAAAtgttaatgaaattttttttttggtaaaattaataaaagtgATTAGTCACAATCCTAAGATCCTACTTGGTCCCACACTAGATACACTACTATAAGAGTTTAAATCATCATTTAAGTAATTGATAAACACATAAACCTACaaactgttttaaaattttcagaaaaaCAAAATGATACAATTTAATAACGTTTGAGAGTTGGTACAAGCAAATAGATTAGTTTGAAACCAAGTGGCCACACATGGATTTAATATAGACTTAAATTGGTTTTGCTAATCATATACTCCAAATTATTCACTCCTAATTTGTACTGCTTAAAAGAAAGAGAGGACCTTGTCTACTACCTACTAAAACAGTCAAAAAAATTCCAAGATTCTCCAAAAATGTTTTACAAATCGAATTTTCATCCAAGTTAACTGAACAACAAAAAATTTACACGAGGCAGTGAGAAAGGCATCCTAAAGAATGATGAAAGCAAGCCGCCTCGTTCAAAGTCAAGGCCACAAGGTCTGACCATCTCCATCTTCTAATCTTTTCAACGGTCAAACATTTTACACCTTCTCAGAAACTACACTTTATTTCATCTGTTCCAttaactgaaaaataaataaataggaaAATTCACCAATCAGACTGttcaatatgttttatatattcagACACAAACAAACATATACATAACATCTCTTTTTCCTCGTCTTCGCTCCCCCTTCTCCCAAGCTTTCCTAACTAACCACTTTCTATAAATATCTGAAACTAGTctttcataaattattttatgtatggCTGCTTCTTCTCTTCTTACTATGGACAATAACAGAACCAGACAAAACATGAATGGTTCTGTTAATTGGTCACAACAAACCTCAAGAGCATCACCAGCATCTTTAGAAGATCTTGAGATCCCACCAAAGTTCAGATCTTTTGctccttcttcaatctcaacctCTCCTTCCACTTGTTTCAGCCCCTCTGTTTTCCTAGATTCCCCTGCTTTTGTCTCCTCTTCTGCTAACGTTAGCCTCTCTGTTTTAAACTCTGTTTTTGATTCCAATTCTATTCTAATCATTCTTGATTCTGTTTTGTAGGTTCTTGCTTCTCCAACCACAGGAGCTCTGatcacaaacgaaagtgacCATAAAAGTATAACTGAGGAAGAGAAgactaacaacaacaacaacagcctTAGCCTCTTTGATTTCTCATTTCAGACACAACCATCAGGAGTTTCTGctcctacaacaacaacaaacagtTCTGTCTTACAATGGAGCCAAACAGATACTCGTCCAAACAACAACACTCATCAAGCTGTACCTTACAACGGAAGggagcaaaggaaaggagaggATGGTTACAACTGGAGAAAGTACGGACAGAAACAGGTTAAAGGGAGTGAGAATCCCAGGAGTTACTATAAGTGTACTTACCCGAGTTGTCCAACGAAGAAGAAAGTGGAAATGTCTTTGGATGGTCAGATCACGGAGATTGTGTATAAAGGAAGCCATAACCATCCTAAACCTCAATCCACTAGAagatcatcatcttctttttcaaCATTTCACTCAGGTGGACTTGATCATCATGGTTCTTCTGATTCATTTGCTATCCAGCAAGAAGATAACGCTACTTCTGGTTCTCTTGGAGACGATGAGTTATCGGTTATCAGCAGAGAGGAGGAAGATTATGGGAGTGAACCTGAAGCAAAGAGATGgtaagatcatcatcatcactctcTTTGACCAAACTTGAATAAGAAGGTTCTAATATGTTTGTCTATGTGTGTGTTTCAGGAAAGGAGAGAACGAGACAAACGGTGGGAGTGGTAATGGAAGCAAGACAGTGAGAGAGCCGAGGATTGTTGTGCAGACAACAAGTGACATAGACATTCTTGATGATGGTTACAGATGGAGAAAGTATGGTCAGAAAGTCGTCAAGGGGAACCCAAATCCAAGGTAATAATAAGACGTAAACATGTGTGGATAATAAATGGTTAGGCGATAATTAGGCGTTTTATAGGaaattagtaaaattattttgtttatgacCGATTTGCTTTGTAAACACCACCTATACCGGGTTTTAGAACACTTAAGGTTCTAAGAATCtgacatttttatgttttttttttacttaatagGAGCTACTACAAGTGCACAACGACCGGTTGTCCAGTGAGAAAACATGTTGAGAGAGCATCACACGATATGCGAGCGGTGATCACAACCTACGAAGGGAAACACAACCACGACGTACCTGCAGCTCGTGGTAGCGGTTACTCTACAAACAGACTGGCACAAGATCCTTCTTCAGCACCAATTAGACCAAATGCTATTGCTGGTCACTCTCATTACACTACTTCTTCTCAAGCACCATATACACCTCAGATGCTGCAGCACAACAACAACACTAATGCTGGGCCTTTTGGTTACGCTATGAACAACAACATTCAAACGCAACAAAACAACTTTGTTGGGGGTGGGTTCTCTATAGCAAAAGAAGAACCAAACGAGGAGTCTTCCTCCTCCTTTTTCGATTCGTTTTTGTCCTGAAGACAAGGGTTTAACTACTTACTAGTGATCATGCTGATACTCTACTAAAACTATATAGTCCTTAGAGAAAATTAtttcatttgttgtttttttttcatggcTCATGCGAGAGCTTTCACACGCCTGTAATGTAATAAtatctttagtttttttctttgtacCATAGAAATAGATAAAAGGTATAATAAAACCAATCAATCAATGTTCACATGTTTTCACTTCATACAATGTATCATCAAAGAACATACACAGTCACAGACCCAACATAACAGGACGTAAAAGAATGAATGACATTTACACGTATGGCAAACATCAACACGGTATAAAAAACGACTGAAGCACATAGATTCAGATAAAAGAATGAGTGGATAGTTTGTAACCGGAGAAGAGAGCAGAGAGAGCTAAAGAGACGAAGGCGAAGACAGCCATGCTGATAGCTGAAGCAGCAGAGTCAGTGAATATGTTATCTTGACCTTCTCTGAATCTGTTGGTTAATGGTATAGCAGATGATGCAGCTGATATGAGAAGATAAGCTACAATCTGCAATCACAATGAAAGATTCGTTACAACATTTTTGCACCAAAAGatcataatatttttcttatcaacATTTGAATAGTCTATTCCTTGGTTTTCTAACGAGGCCTAAAGCATGATAATATTAGTTTATGGCAGAACTCGATTTTACCACTGTGCTACCATGGCTTGGTtaaaatccataattttacaAATAGTCTTTCTCTGTTACCTGATCGCCGGAGAAATCGACCAACATTGAAGTCCGGCGATCGAAGAACTCTCTTTTCGAGAGATATACAAACGTTTGCCACGCAGTGTACACCGTTGAGATGATCGCAATCGCCAAAACGTATCTGAAGGAAACAAGAAACTTTCAAGAACACAGTTTCATATTCGTAATCTAAGTGAATTTTAGAATCAATAGAATCTCACTTGTACTCTTCATAGTCGTCGAAGTTTCTACCGTATCCATGTTTGTTAGAGACCATGATGATGAAAGCAAGGAGAGAGAACAGAAGACACAACCCTCTCGTGATCGGAGACGCTTTCTTCACCAAATCCTCCCTCTTCCATCTCTGAGTAATCGC
Protein-coding regions in this window:
- the LOC106405881 gene encoding probable WRKY transcription factor 33, with product MAASSLLTMDNNRTRQNMNGSVNWSQQTSRASPASLEDLEIPPKFRSFAPSSISTSPSTCFSPSVFLDSPAFVSSSANVLASPTTGALITNESDHKSITEEEKTNNNNNSLSLFDFSFQTQPSGVSAPTTTTNSSVLQWSQTDTRPNNNTHQAVPYNGREQRKGEDGYNWRKYGQKQVKGSENPRSYYKCTYPSCPTKKKVEMSLDGQITEIVYKGSHNHPKPQSTRRSSSSFSTFHSGGLDHHGSSDSFAIQQEDNATSGSLGDDELSVISREEEDYGSEPEAKRWKGENETNGGSGNGSKTVREPRIVVQTTSDIDILDDGYRWRKYGQKVVKGNPNPRSYYKCTTTGCPVRKHVERASHDMRAVITTYEGKHNHDVPAARGSGYSTNRLAQDPSSAPIRPNAIAGHSHYTTSSQAPYTPQMLQHNNNTNAGPFGYAMNNNIQTQQNNFVGGGFSIAKEEPNEESSSSFFDSFLS
- the LOC106405882 gene encoding CASP-like protein 4B1, with protein sequence MTNPDKQNPVEASDVEAAAKTETTQGSGTSSFSAITQRWKREDLVKKASPITRGLCLLFSLLAFIIMVSNKHGYGRNFDDYEEYKYVLAIAIISTVYTAWQTFVYLSKREFFDRRTSMLVDFSGDQIVAYLLISAASSAIPLTNRFREGQDNIFTDSAASAISMAVFAFVSLALSALFSGYKLSTHSFI